A stretch of Cryptosporangium aurantiacum DNA encodes these proteins:
- a CDS encoding YciI family protein: MKYVLLICDDESVSLSSEELGADPVLRAWESDLNGRRALSAGARLRPVAEATTVRVRDGETLVSDGPFAETKDFIGGVALIEAADLDEAIVVAAGHPYARWGCVEIRPVWE; encoded by the coding sequence ATGAAGTACGTGTTGCTGATCTGCGATGACGAGTCGGTCTCCCTGAGCAGTGAGGAACTCGGGGCTGATCCGGTGCTCCGGGCCTGGGAGTCGGACCTGAACGGGCGTCGAGCACTGTCGGCGGGCGCCCGCTTGCGGCCGGTCGCCGAGGCCACGACGGTCCGCGTCCGCGACGGCGAGACCCTGGTCTCGGACGGACCGTTCGCCGAGACCAAGGACTTCATCGGTGGCGTCGCGCTGATCGAGGCCGCCGATCTGGACGAGGCGATCGTGGTCGCCGCCGGACACCCCTACGCCCGGTGGGGCTGCGTCGAGATCCGCCCGGTTTGGGAGTGA
- a CDS encoding MFS transporter: MLRTERPRRGLVLALACASTAMVGLDVAIVNVALPSIQSDLGVGPGALQWVVVAYALLLGGFLLVGGRMADQLGRRRVFLAGLVIFTAASFVAGAAQQAGVLIAARGLQGFGAALVAPAALSLIAVTFAEGRERARAVGIFGGVAGVAGSVGVVAGGLLTAGPGWRWAFLLNVPAGVVFVVSAVLFLAPDQARDRAARLDLAGASAVTGGLLLFVYALHHGATEGWISGSTAALFVAAVGLLVAFARIEARSAAPLVPPATWRNRSLVAANAAAFLAYCALFSFIFLGSLLMQQALGYSPLRTGVAWLATTATSFVAAVVGGRLVGVAGVRWVLISGLSLVTAGALWLTRIPAAAGYPADLLPAFLLVGVGFGFCGPALQIGALSGVSRSASGLASGLVETMREIGGAAGVAVVSTVLVARSGLAGFHAAFALIGLLAALGVVTAGVGLAGVEERPLADVDPESLSSSVERQGEEACLGTKEQS, encoded by the coding sequence ATGTTACGAACCGAGAGGCCCCGGCGGGGTCTCGTACTGGCCCTGGCCTGCGCCTCCACGGCCATGGTGGGCCTCGACGTCGCGATCGTGAACGTCGCGCTGCCCTCGATCCAATCCGATCTCGGCGTCGGGCCGGGCGCGCTGCAGTGGGTGGTCGTCGCGTACGCCCTGCTGCTCGGCGGATTCCTCCTGGTCGGCGGGCGGATGGCCGACCAACTGGGACGTCGGCGCGTCTTCCTGGCCGGGCTCGTGATCTTCACCGCTGCGTCGTTCGTGGCCGGCGCCGCGCAGCAGGCCGGTGTCCTGATCGCGGCGCGCGGCCTCCAGGGATTCGGCGCCGCGCTCGTCGCGCCGGCCGCGCTCTCGCTGATCGCGGTCACGTTCGCCGAGGGGCGGGAACGTGCCCGCGCGGTCGGCATCTTCGGCGGAGTGGCCGGAGTGGCCGGGTCGGTGGGGGTCGTCGCCGGAGGTCTGCTGACCGCCGGGCCCGGCTGGCGCTGGGCCTTCCTCCTCAACGTCCCGGCCGGCGTCGTGTTCGTCGTGTCCGCCGTCCTGTTCCTCGCCCCGGATCAGGCCCGTGACCGCGCCGCGCGACTCGACCTGGCCGGGGCGTCCGCGGTGACCGGCGGCCTGCTGCTGTTCGTCTACGCGCTGCACCACGGCGCCACCGAGGGGTGGATCTCCGGGTCCACGGCGGCGCTGTTCGTCGCGGCGGTCGGCCTCCTGGTCGCGTTCGCGCGGATCGAGGCACGGTCCGCTGCTCCGCTCGTGCCTCCCGCGACGTGGCGCAACCGAAGCCTGGTCGCGGCGAACGCCGCCGCGTTTCTCGCGTACTGCGCGCTGTTCTCGTTCATCTTCCTCGGCTCGCTGCTGATGCAGCAGGCGCTCGGGTACTCGCCGCTGAGGACCGGCGTGGCCTGGCTGGCCACGACCGCGACGAGCTTCGTGGCTGCGGTGGTCGGCGGCCGGCTCGTCGGCGTGGCGGGGGTGCGGTGGGTGCTGATCAGCGGGCTCTCGCTGGTCACCGCCGGAGCGCTGTGGCTGACGAGGATTCCGGCCGCCGCCGGCTACCCCGCCGACCTGCTGCCCGCCTTTCTGCTCGTCGGGGTGGGTTTCGGGTTCTGCGGCCCCGCGCTGCAGATCGGCGCGCTGTCCGGCGTGTCGCGGTCGGCGTCGGGGCTGGCGTCCGGTCTCGTGGAGACGATGCGGGAGATCGGTGGCGCCGCGGGCGTCGCGGTGGTGTCGACCGTGCTCGTGGCGCGATCCGGTCTCGCCGGCTTCCACGCCGCGTTCGCGCTGATCGGCCTCCTCGCGGCTCTCGGCGTGGTCACCGCCGGGGTCGGGCTCGCGGGCGTCGAGGAGCGTCCGCTCGCCGATGTCGATCCGGAGTCGCTCAGTTCGTCGGTGGAGCGTCAGGGTGAAGAAGCCTGCCTCGGAACCAAGGAGCAGTCATGA
- a CDS encoding response regulator transcription factor, whose translation MRVVVAEDSALLRDGLVHLLQRRGHDVVAAVADADALLAAVAAHRPDIAVVDVRMPPTHTDEGLRAALTLRQDHPDVAVLVLSQYIETRYATQLLSGRCEGIGYLLKDRVADVGDFLDALTRVAGGATVLDPEVVSQILGASRRVFALETLTARERQVLGLMAEGRSNSAIAGALAVSPASVEKYVTSIFVKLGLPPSDSDHRRVLAVLRYLDS comes from the coding sequence ATGCGGGTCGTCGTCGCCGAGGACTCGGCGCTGCTCCGTGACGGCCTCGTGCACCTGCTCCAGCGGCGCGGCCACGACGTCGTAGCGGCGGTCGCCGACGCCGACGCGCTGCTCGCCGCGGTCGCCGCGCACCGGCCGGACATCGCGGTGGTCGACGTCCGCATGCCCCCCACCCATACCGACGAGGGGCTCCGCGCCGCCCTGACGCTGCGCCAGGATCATCCCGACGTGGCGGTGCTCGTGCTCTCCCAGTACATCGAGACCCGCTACGCCACCCAGCTGCTGTCCGGGCGGTGCGAGGGCATCGGCTACCTGCTGAAGGACCGGGTGGCCGACGTCGGCGACTTCCTCGACGCGCTGACCCGGGTCGCCGGCGGGGCGACCGTGCTCGACCCGGAAGTCGTCAGCCAGATCCTCGGGGCGAGCCGCCGGGTGTTCGCGCTGGAAACGCTCACCGCGCGCGAACGGCAGGTGCTCGGGCTGATGGCCGAGGGACGGTCGAACTCCGCGATCGCGGGTGCGCTCGCGGTGAGTCCCGCGTCGGTGGAGAAGTACGTGACGAGCATCTTCGTCAAGCTCGGCCTGCCGCCGTCGGACAGTGACCACCGACGCGTGCTGGCCGTGCTGCGCTACCTGGATTCGTAG
- a CDS encoding sensor histidine kinase, with amino-acid sequence MARLLRRWYGRRTWGRLLYAVLGVPLAVIGFVSALVVLVPGVLLSLTPIGLPWLAVGLRGARDLAALHRELSRRLLGEPLEPPPAVVRGRGIVDWVRAGLTDAAGWRALAYLIGKSPVALVLGAAAALTWAYGIAFASYPVWSRFVVFPSETDEHGTHLVTPTFGDWSMPEWLYVPTVGVVGLLLLLAAPWITRGLLWPERLLARTLLRPTRADTLRQAHAQAMDDSAARLRRIERDLHDGAQAQLVTLALELGLAKDELAEGDPAAALALVDTAHQGAKQALVELRDLVRGIHPPVLDTGLGPALQTLSARSPVPVELDVQLPDRPSPAIETIAYFTAAELLVNVAKHSRARAAALSLTAVRPGWLRLTVRDDGTGGARRTPAGGLAGLTHRVGTVDGTLELVSPPGGPTVVTVELPVRA; translated from the coding sequence GTGGCGCGGTTACTGCGACGGTGGTACGGCAGACGGACGTGGGGCCGACTGCTGTATGCGGTGCTGGGCGTCCCGCTGGCCGTGATCGGCTTCGTCTCCGCGCTGGTCGTGCTCGTTCCCGGCGTGCTCCTGTCGCTGACGCCGATCGGGCTGCCCTGGCTGGCCGTCGGCCTGCGCGGCGCCCGGGATCTCGCCGCCCTGCACCGGGAACTGTCCCGGCGGCTGCTCGGTGAACCCCTCGAGCCCCCACCGGCGGTGGTTCGGGGACGCGGGATCGTGGACTGGGTCCGGGCCGGGCTGACCGACGCCGCCGGCTGGCGCGCGCTCGCCTACCTGATCGGAAAGTCTCCGGTCGCGCTGGTGCTCGGCGCGGCCGCGGCGTTGACCTGGGCGTACGGGATCGCCTTCGCGTCCTATCCGGTCTGGAGCCGGTTCGTGGTCTTCCCCTCCGAGACCGACGAGCACGGCACCCACCTGGTGACCCCGACCTTCGGCGACTGGTCGATGCCGGAGTGGCTGTACGTCCCCACGGTGGGCGTCGTCGGCCTACTCCTGCTCCTCGCCGCCCCCTGGATCACCCGGGGGCTGCTCTGGCCGGAGCGGCTCCTGGCCAGAACGCTGCTGCGGCCCACCCGCGCCGACACGCTGCGCCAGGCCCACGCGCAGGCGATGGACGACTCCGCCGCGCGGCTGCGGCGGATCGAACGAGACCTCCACGACGGCGCCCAGGCCCAACTCGTCACACTGGCGCTCGAGCTGGGGCTCGCCAAGGACGAGCTGGCCGAGGGTGACCCCGCGGCGGCCCTGGCGCTGGTGGACACCGCACACCAGGGCGCCAAGCAGGCCCTCGTCGAACTGCGTGACCTGGTGCGCGGGATCCACCCGCCGGTGCTCGACACCGGGCTGGGGCCCGCACTGCAGACGCTGTCGGCGCGCAGCCCCGTCCCGGTGGAGCTGGACGTCCAGCTGCCGGACCGCCCGTCACCGGCGATCGAGACCATCGCCTACTTCACCGCCGCCGAACTCCTGGTCAACGTCGCGAAACACAGCAGAGCACGCGCAGCGGCCCTGTCGCTGACCGCCGTGCGGCCGGGCTGGCTGCGGCTCACCGTGCGCGACGACGGAACCGGCGGCGCCCGGCGGACGCCGGCCGGCGGTCTGGCCGGCCTGACCCACCGGGTCGGCACGGTCGACGGCACGCTGGAGCTCGTCAGCCCGCCCGGCGGCCCTACGGTGGTCACTGTGGAACTCCCGGTGCGTGCCTGA
- a CDS encoding ABC transporter permease translates to MLRYVLSSVRAHKGRLLLTALAITLGVSLVAATFVVIDTWRAAADASAHHRPRGVDVVVGHDGDEPVPAALMDRLERVEGVASTTGVVVGVAQILGRDGHPVAGRDPMARTIDASFDDSLRAGRVPARPGEVVIDPATAASERYRVGDEIRIVSSASLPEPVTVVGLLDPPEQPGAAFVGVHPSAARDLLARPGLVSFVEVRGTPGTDERVLRDRVSAVVGEQYPVITGSELQAEVDSAAEPDPLFTTIFLIASLVALFIGAFLIRNTYTIVLASRARELALLRCVGAQRRQLRRAVLLEAAIVGTVASLGGLVLGVAIGWGVAALLEAAGAVPVDVTGRMPRLLPRTVAITLAVGVVTALISAWGPARRATRVPPIAALRGEVYVLDRRVRRVRAIVGGLASLCGIGLLLAGGLADPAADALVRVGAGLTVVGVLVLGPVSTPPIARLVGRLIHPGRGVAGRLAAENAVRSPRRTAATVLPLVIGLALVGFLTTLAAGSRASATGGFDHAFRADFQARAFSPDASMSPAVPRRLEALPEVAVVAAIQSADAELTARDREAAGIGLVGVDPSRLAATLALNGNLADVTDGGIALRRSVARERGVTVGSSVRVRGAGDSERTFVVRAIYDTSGFGDLVASRIADFDAVITPADFRRLIGDPGVTTVYASLRDGVPPDRARTAIGRSLAGHPTVEITSRAELRGQLAADLDPALRVYFSLFGLMIVIALFGIANTLALSVLERVREIGLLRVVGMQRRQIRAMLCWEAATVAATGAVIGLALGSLVGWATTRALNLSATDVPVALLVACAGGAVLASLLAAALPGRRAARVDVLRALATE, encoded by the coding sequence ATGCTGCGGTACGTCCTGTCCAGCGTCCGGGCCCACAAAGGACGCCTGCTGCTGACCGCCCTCGCGATCACGCTCGGGGTGAGCCTGGTCGCCGCCACGTTCGTCGTGATCGACACCTGGCGGGCGGCCGCCGACGCGAGCGCGCACCACCGTCCGCGCGGCGTCGACGTCGTGGTCGGACACGACGGGGACGAACCGGTGCCGGCGGCGCTGATGGATCGGTTGGAGCGCGTCGAGGGGGTGGCCTCGACCACGGGCGTCGTCGTCGGCGTCGCACAGATCCTCGGACGCGACGGCCATCCGGTCGCGGGCCGTGACCCGATGGCCCGGACGATCGACGCGTCGTTCGACGACAGCCTGCGCGCCGGACGGGTGCCTGCCCGGCCGGGGGAGGTGGTCATCGACCCGGCCACGGCCGCGTCGGAGCGCTACCGCGTGGGCGACGAGATCCGGATCGTCAGCTCGGCGAGCCTGCCGGAACCCGTCACGGTCGTGGGGTTGCTCGATCCGCCGGAGCAGCCGGGCGCCGCGTTCGTCGGCGTCCACCCGAGCGCCGCCAGGGACCTGCTCGCCCGCCCCGGCCTGGTCAGTTTCGTCGAAGTGCGCGGGACGCCGGGAACCGACGAGCGGGTGCTGCGGGACCGGGTGTCAGCAGTCGTCGGAGAGCAGTACCCGGTGATCACCGGGTCTGAGCTGCAGGCCGAAGTGGACAGCGCCGCCGAACCCGACCCGCTCTTCACCACGATCTTCCTGATCGCGAGCCTGGTCGCGCTGTTCATCGGTGCCTTCCTGATCCGCAACACGTACACGATCGTCCTGGCGTCCCGGGCTCGCGAGCTGGCCCTGCTGCGTTGCGTCGGGGCGCAACGCCGCCAGCTGCGCCGCGCGGTGCTGCTGGAGGCGGCGATCGTCGGCACGGTGGCGTCGCTGGGCGGGCTGGTGCTCGGTGTGGCGATCGGCTGGGGTGTCGCCGCGCTCCTGGAGGCAGCCGGTGCGGTGCCGGTCGACGTCACCGGGCGCATGCCGCGGCTCCTGCCGCGCACGGTCGCGATCACGCTGGCGGTCGGCGTCGTCACCGCGCTGATCTCGGCGTGGGGTCCGGCCCGGCGCGCGACCCGGGTGCCGCCGATCGCGGCGCTGCGGGGTGAGGTGTACGTCCTGGACCGCCGGGTCCGTCGGGTGCGCGCGATCGTGGGTGGTCTCGCGAGCCTCTGCGGGATCGGTCTGCTGCTGGCCGGTGGGCTGGCCGACCCGGCCGCGGATGCGTTGGTCCGGGTCGGTGCCGGGCTCACCGTCGTCGGGGTGCTGGTGCTCGGTCCGGTATCGACGCCGCCGATCGCGCGGCTGGTGGGCCGGCTGATCCACCCCGGCCGCGGCGTCGCAGGGCGGCTCGCGGCAGAGAACGCGGTGCGCAGCCCGCGCCGGACAGCGGCGACCGTCCTGCCGCTGGTGATCGGGCTGGCGCTGGTCGGTTTCCTCACGACGCTGGCGGCAGGCAGCCGTGCGTCGGCCACCGGCGGTTTTGATCACGCGTTCCGCGCCGACTTCCAGGCGCGGGCGTTCAGCCCCGACGCGTCGATGAGCCCGGCCGTGCCGCGCCGGCTGGAGGCGTTGCCCGAGGTGGCGGTCGTGGCCGCGATCCAGTCCGCGGACGCCGAGCTGACCGCCCGCGACCGGGAGGCCGCCGGGATCGGCCTCGTCGGGGTGGACCCTTCCCGGCTCGCGGCGACGCTGGCGTTGAACGGCAACCTGGCCGACGTGACGGACGGCGGCATCGCGCTGCGGCGCAGCGTCGCCCGGGAACGGGGGGTGACGGTCGGGTCGTCCGTGCGGGTACGGGGCGCCGGCGACAGCGAGCGGACGTTCGTCGTCCGGGCGATCTACGACACGTCCGGCTTCGGTGACCTGGTCGCTTCCCGGATCGCCGACTTCGACGCGGTGATCACGCCGGCCGACTTCCGGCGGCTCATCGGTGACCCGGGGGTCACGACGGTCTACGCGTCGCTGCGCGACGGCGTTCCACCCGACAGAGCGCGCACAGCCATCGGACGCTCACTCGCCGGCCACCCGACCGTCGAGATCACCAGCCGGGCCGAGCTGCGCGGGCAGCTGGCCGCCGACCTCGACCCGGCGCTGCGGGTCTACTTCAGCCTGTTCGGGCTGATGATCGTGATCGCGCTGTTCGGCATCGCCAACACGCTCGCGCTGTCGGTGCTCGAACGCGTCCGCGAGATCGGCCTGCTGCGCGTGGTCGGAATGCAGCGGCGCCAGATCCGGGCGATGCTCTGCTGGGAGGCGGCCACCGTCGCCGCCACCGGTGCGGTGATCGGCCTCGCGCTCGGGTCGCTGGTGGGCTGGGCCACGACCCGTGCCCTCAACCTGTCGGCGACCGACGTGCCCGTCGCGCTGCTCGTCGCGTGCGCGGGTGGCGCGGTGCTGGCGAGCCTGCTCGCCGCGGCGCTGCCGGGCCGCCGCGCGGCCAGGGTCGACGTCCTCCGCGCGCTAGCGACTGAGTGA
- a CDS encoding RNA polymerase sigma factor translates to MRAAVDAAYRSDWGQVVATLIGMTGDWDLAEDCAQEAFATALSTWPRDGIPNRPGAWLTTTARNRAADRLRRDTVGRTKLRQIAVLARDPDEPPTEEIPDERLRLIFTCCHPALSFEARIALTLRTLAGLSTAEIAKAFLTAESTMAQRLVRAKRKIAEAGIPYRVPPAEVLPERLASVLAVLYLIFNEGYDEQDGRRALAAEAISLARTLVRLMPQEPEPRGLLALMLLGEARRATRTEDGVLVTLEQQDRSRWDRALIDEGVAVLDEALGLRGPGPYQVQAAIAACHVTAPDAESTDWPQIAALYGELARLAPSPVVELNRAVAIAMSEGIPAGLALVDQLTASGRLNGYHLLPATRADLLRRAGRAPEAKVAYEEALRLAPTDAERRYLTDRIRGL, encoded by the coding sequence GTGCGCGCTGCCGTTGACGCCGCCTACCGGAGCGACTGGGGTCAGGTCGTCGCGACGCTGATCGGGATGACCGGGGACTGGGATCTCGCCGAGGACTGCGCGCAGGAGGCGTTCGCCACCGCGCTGTCGACGTGGCCGCGCGACGGCATCCCGAACCGCCCGGGCGCCTGGCTCACCACGACCGCGCGCAACCGCGCGGCGGACCGGCTGCGGCGAGACACCGTGGGGCGGACGAAGCTGCGGCAGATCGCGGTGTTGGCGCGGGATCCGGACGAGCCGCCCACCGAGGAGATCCCCGACGAGCGGTTGCGGCTGATCTTCACCTGCTGCCACCCGGCGCTGTCGTTCGAGGCCCGGATCGCGCTCACCCTCCGCACGCTCGCCGGTCTGAGCACCGCCGAGATCGCCAAAGCGTTCCTCACCGCCGAATCCACGATGGCGCAGCGACTGGTCCGGGCGAAGCGCAAGATCGCCGAGGCCGGTATCCCGTACCGCGTCCCACCCGCCGAGGTGCTGCCGGAACGGCTGGCCTCGGTCCTCGCGGTTCTCTACCTGATCTTCAACGAGGGCTACGACGAGCAGGACGGACGCCGCGCGCTGGCGGCGGAGGCGATCTCCCTCGCGCGGACACTCGTCCGGCTGATGCCGCAGGAGCCCGAGCCCCGCGGTCTGCTCGCGCTGATGTTGCTCGGCGAGGCGCGGCGGGCGACGCGGACCGAGGACGGTGTGCTGGTCACGCTCGAACAGCAGGACCGCTCCCGGTGGGACCGCGCCCTGATCGACGAGGGTGTCGCCGTGCTCGACGAGGCGCTGGGGCTGCGCGGGCCCGGGCCGTACCAGGTGCAGGCCGCCATCGCCGCCTGCCACGTCACGGCGCCCGACGCGGAGAGCACCGACTGGCCGCAGATCGCGGCCCTCTACGGCGAACTGGCCCGCCTGGCGCCGTCCCCGGTGGTGGAGCTCAACCGGGCGGTGGCGATCGCGATGTCCGAGGGGATCCCGGCCGGTCTCGCGCTGGTGGACCAGCTCACAGCGTCCGGACGATTGAACGGGTACCACCTGCTGCCTGCCACCCGGGCCGACCTGCTCAGGCGGGCAGGCCGGGCGCCGGAAGCGAAGGTCGCGTACGAGGAGGCACTCCGGCTGGCGCCGACCGACGCGGAGCGTCGTTATCTGACCGATCGAATTCGCGGGCTCTGA